From one Myxococcus xanthus genomic stretch:
- a CDS encoding DUF4401 domain-containing protein — MALRPSLQDVLNALQAEGQLEPDSVDRARVALEAHQRQSVAVPWFVKAFAGVGAWLSAIFVLSFFACAGLWEEQVVMGVVGLGLCAGATMLRRTLRGVFVEQLALAQCLAGAAMASASFGIETENENVAATLVLVISGVLLFVYPDAILRFLSTLGVVGAAGFLAWHVVGGFALDLLILGCAALMYFLFLEQARLRRGTPGELVGPVAFALACAIPGVLLARGMRDVARHLFDTVSALPDAVLTLGLTVLTLYTAWRVLRELALEPTGVAGAAVFAALTLVAVLTPHTPAVITAVGMLVLGFHRRSNVLLGLAVAYLLASGSWYYYDLGLTLLAKSLALMGSGLVFLGLRSFLLRRFPAPASEVR; from the coding sequence ATGGCCCTGCGTCCCTCGTTGCAGGACGTGTTGAACGCGCTCCAGGCCGAAGGCCAGCTCGAGCCCGACTCTGTGGACCGGGCCCGCGTGGCCCTGGAAGCCCATCAGCGCCAGTCCGTGGCCGTGCCCTGGTTCGTGAAGGCCTTCGCTGGCGTCGGCGCCTGGCTGTCCGCCATCTTCGTGCTGAGCTTCTTCGCCTGCGCGGGCCTCTGGGAGGAGCAGGTCGTGATGGGCGTGGTGGGCCTGGGCCTGTGCGCGGGCGCGACGATGCTGCGCCGCACGCTGCGCGGCGTCTTCGTGGAGCAGCTCGCGCTGGCGCAGTGCCTGGCCGGCGCCGCCATGGCCTCCGCCAGCTTCGGCATCGAAACGGAGAACGAAAACGTCGCCGCGACGCTGGTGCTGGTCATCAGTGGCGTGCTGCTCTTTGTCTACCCAGACGCCATCCTCCGCTTCCTGAGCACGTTGGGGGTGGTGGGCGCGGCCGGCTTCCTCGCCTGGCACGTGGTGGGCGGCTTCGCGCTGGACCTGCTGATTCTGGGCTGCGCGGCGCTGATGTACTTCCTCTTCCTGGAGCAGGCCCGGCTGCGACGGGGAACCCCGGGCGAGCTGGTGGGGCCGGTGGCCTTCGCGCTCGCGTGCGCCATCCCCGGCGTGCTGCTGGCGCGCGGCATGCGGGACGTGGCCCGGCACCTCTTCGACACCGTCTCCGCGCTCCCGGATGCGGTGCTGACACTGGGGCTGACGGTCCTGACGCTGTACACGGCGTGGCGGGTGCTGCGTGAGCTGGCGCTGGAGCCCACCGGCGTGGCGGGCGCGGCGGTGTTCGCGGCGCTGACGCTGGTGGCCGTGCTCACGCCCCATACACCGGCGGTCATCACCGCCGTGGGCATGCTGGTGCTCGGCTTCCACCGGCGCAGCAACGTGCTGCTGGGGCTGGCGGTGGCGTACCTGCTCGCGTCCGGCAGTTGGTACTACTACGACCTGGGCCTCACGCTGCTGGCCAAGTCGCTGGCGTTGATGGGCAGCGGCCTGGTGTTCCTGGGCCTGCGTTCGTTCCTGCTGCGGCGCTTCCCCGCCCCGGCGTCGGAGGTGCGGTGA
- a CDS encoding DUF2157 domain-containing protein: MLKPLLDLDATPERLRALADAGILMPTTLERALHLSVATPPRQDWRRFLSTTLMGLGALLVLAGVIYFFAYNWADMHRFAKLGLIAAAITGTAVGAWKQGATLGGQLSLFAASVLVGALLAVYGQAYQTGADPYELFIGWAVLILPWVAVSRFAPLGLLTLVLVNTGILLFWEQVLDTELDQTYWLAVVLGGLNGFTWATYEHFANLRVSWLQARWVPRVLAVMAVAPVLIASVPFIMHPARAPTGAVVALLLVLASLAAEYALHRHLKGELFMLTLGAVSVMTLLTSGAVSIVFDSYQDVEVLGLFVLPLFVIAQVALAVWWLRHEARVTGATEES; this comes from the coding sequence GTGTTGAAACCCTTGCTCGACCTTGACGCGACGCCGGAGCGACTCCGGGCACTCGCGGACGCTGGCATCCTGATGCCGACCACCCTGGAACGCGCGCTGCACCTGTCCGTGGCCACCCCGCCGCGGCAGGACTGGCGGCGCTTCCTCTCCACCACGCTGATGGGCCTGGGCGCGCTGCTGGTGCTCGCGGGGGTCATCTACTTCTTCGCGTACAACTGGGCGGACATGCACCGCTTCGCGAAGCTGGGCCTCATCGCGGCGGCCATCACGGGCACGGCCGTGGGCGCCTGGAAGCAAGGCGCGACGCTGGGCGGGCAACTGTCGCTGTTCGCGGCCTCGGTGCTCGTGGGCGCGCTGCTGGCCGTCTACGGGCAGGCGTATCAGACGGGCGCGGACCCGTATGAGCTGTTCATCGGCTGGGCCGTGCTCATCCTTCCCTGGGTGGCGGTGTCGCGCTTCGCGCCTCTGGGGTTGCTGACGCTGGTGCTGGTCAACACCGGCATCCTCCTCTTCTGGGAGCAGGTGCTGGATACGGAGCTGGACCAGACCTACTGGCTGGCGGTGGTCCTGGGCGGGCTCAACGGCTTCACCTGGGCCACCTACGAGCACTTCGCCAACCTGCGCGTGTCCTGGCTCCAGGCGCGCTGGGTGCCCCGGGTGCTGGCGGTGATGGCGGTGGCCCCGGTGCTCATCGCCTCGGTGCCATTCATCATGCACCCGGCGCGAGCCCCCACCGGCGCCGTGGTGGCGCTCCTCCTGGTGCTGGCCTCGCTCGCGGCCGAGTACGCCCTGCACCGGCACCTGAAGGGCGAGCTGTTCATGCTCACGCTCGGCGCGGTGAGTGTGATGACGCTCCTGACCTCCGGCGCCGTCAGCATCGTCTTCGACTCCTACCAGGACGTGGAAGTCCTGGGCCTCTTCGTGCTGCCGCTCTTCGTCATCGCCCAGGTGGCGCTCGCGGTGTGGTGGCTGCGGCACGAAGCCCGCGTCACCGGCGCCACGGAGGAGTCCTGA
- a CDS encoding type IV pilin protein, which translates to MAANLECPKCGSELDVTGRGPGAIIRCACGNLSAVPKRSYWASPRGVALALGVFLLCPCVGILAAIAIPNYNKLPVRSKQQECKANLRGLYAAQRNHNAEHGTFEPRIVNAGFIPERGNRYAYFTGTGPLVTRDAEGDAVPADAGGIGVDRSRDASRRAITLADLPAWVSRQVGVFGTCPDCYVTMGCAGNIDIDDTVDVWLISTKPLKDEYGEAVPPGTPTNVVNDVDG; encoded by the coding sequence ATGGCGGCGAACCTGGAGTGCCCGAAGTGCGGCAGCGAGCTCGACGTGACGGGGCGGGGCCCGGGCGCCATCATTCGCTGTGCCTGCGGGAACCTGTCAGCCGTCCCGAAGCGCTCCTATTGGGCGAGCCCGCGCGGCGTGGCGCTGGCCCTGGGGGTGTTCTTGCTCTGCCCCTGTGTGGGCATCCTGGCCGCCATCGCCATCCCCAACTACAACAAGCTTCCGGTGCGCTCCAAGCAGCAGGAGTGCAAGGCGAACCTCCGTGGCCTCTACGCCGCCCAACGCAACCACAACGCCGAGCACGGCACCTTCGAGCCGCGCATCGTGAATGCGGGCTTCATCCCGGAGCGAGGCAACCGCTACGCGTACTTCACGGGCACGGGGCCGCTGGTGACGCGCGACGCGGAAGGGGATGCGGTTCCGGCGGACGCCGGTGGTATTGGCGTGGACCGCTCTCGGGACGCGAGCCGCCGAGCCATTACCCTGGCGGACCTTCCTGCTTGGGTGTCCCGGCAGGTGGGCGTCTTTGGCACGTGCCCGGACTGCTACGTCACCATGGGCTGCGCGGGGAACATCGACATCGATGACACAGTGGACGTCTGGCTCATCTCCACGAAGCCGCTCAAGGATGAGTACGGCGAGGCCGTTCCTCCTGGCACCCCGACGAATGTCGTGAACGACGTCGACGGTTGA
- a CDS encoding sigma 54-interacting transcriptional regulator: MDTEVDALVQTAPVPVARRGPLRLKLLMLSGEQAGHSHVLRPGVVRLGTSSTCDIVLTDRVVSRQHLQLEVTDERVVATDLGSRNGSFHEGVRFTELEVRPGASLTLGTVVLKVVPEDSRERPMPLSSRRNFGALVGASVRMRELFTVLERVAAGGGDVLVQGETGTGKELCAEAIHQESPRAGGPFIIVDIAGIPPSLMESELFGHVKGAFTGAQTERAGAFERAQGGTVFLDEVGELPLELQPRLLRALERRQLKRVGANDYRTVDMRVVAATHVDLEQAVQQGRFRKDLYHRLAVLKVVPPPLRERVEDLPLLIDAMLERLGRPPSALSEQTRALLAQYPWPGNVRELRNVVEQAIHLGEDTLPPMDAPSGSVRSPQGTLDAELPFKEAKERLIEVFERDYLQGLIARCDRNISRAAREAGIARVYLRKLLTKHGMMLVDDDDSRD, translated from the coding sequence ATGGACACGGAGGTGGACGCGCTGGTCCAGACGGCGCCCGTCCCGGTGGCGCGACGCGGCCCCTTGCGGTTGAAGCTGCTGATGCTCTCCGGGGAACAGGCGGGACACAGCCACGTCCTGCGCCCGGGGGTGGTCCGGCTCGGCACGTCCTCGACGTGCGACATCGTATTGACGGACCGCGTCGTGTCCCGGCAGCACCTCCAGTTGGAGGTGACGGACGAACGGGTGGTGGCCACCGACCTGGGCTCGCGCAACGGCTCCTTCCATGAAGGGGTGCGCTTCACCGAGTTGGAGGTGCGGCCCGGGGCGTCGCTGACGCTGGGCACCGTCGTCCTCAAGGTGGTGCCCGAGGACTCACGGGAGCGGCCGATGCCCCTGTCCTCGCGGCGTAACTTCGGCGCGCTCGTGGGCGCCAGCGTGAGGATGCGCGAGCTGTTCACCGTCCTGGAGCGGGTGGCCGCGGGCGGTGGGGACGTGCTCGTCCAGGGCGAGACGGGGACGGGCAAGGAGCTGTGCGCGGAGGCGATTCACCAGGAAAGCCCGCGGGCCGGTGGGCCCTTCATCATCGTGGACATCGCCGGGATTCCGCCCTCCTTGATGGAGTCCGAGCTCTTCGGGCACGTGAAGGGTGCCTTCACGGGCGCGCAGACGGAGCGCGCCGGGGCCTTCGAGCGTGCCCAGGGAGGCACCGTCTTCCTGGATGAGGTCGGCGAACTGCCCCTGGAGCTGCAACCCCGGCTCCTGCGCGCGCTTGAGCGCCGGCAGCTGAAGCGCGTGGGCGCCAACGACTACCGCACGGTGGACATGCGCGTCGTCGCAGCCACACACGTCGACCTGGAGCAGGCCGTGCAACAGGGCCGGTTCCGCAAGGACCTCTATCACCGGCTCGCGGTGCTCAAGGTCGTCCCGCCCCCACTGCGGGAGCGGGTGGAGGACCTGCCCCTGCTCATCGACGCCATGCTGGAGCGGCTGGGCCGTCCACCCAGCGCCCTGTCGGAACAGACGCGCGCCCTGCTGGCCCAGTATCCCTGGCCCGGCAACGTGCGCGAGCTGCGCAACGTGGTGGAGCAGGCCATCCATCTGGGCGAGGACACTCTGCCGCCCATGGACGCCCCCTCCGGTTCGGTCCGGTCGCCCCAAGGCACGCTCGACGCGGAGCTGCCCTTCAAGGAGGCCAAGGAGCGGCTCATCGAGGTCTTCGAGCGGGACTACCTCCAGGGCCTCATCGCACGCTGCGACCGGAACATCTCCCGCGCGGCCCGCGAGGCAGGTATCGCCCGGGTGTACCTGCGCAAGCTGCTCACGAAGCACGGGATGATGCTCGTGGACGACGACGATTCACGGGATTGA
- the trxA gene encoding thioredoxin gives MATIDITKANFKEIVSKEGIVLLDWWAEWCAPCRTFSPVFEQASTKNPDLVFGKLDTDAEVELAGAFAIRSIPTLMVFRDGIMLFEQAGALPANALDDLIRQVRALDMNEVRKQLVDRQAQQGAPSQA, from the coding sequence ATGGCAACCATCGACATCACCAAAGCCAACTTCAAGGAAATCGTCTCGAAGGAGGGAATCGTCCTCCTCGACTGGTGGGCCGAGTGGTGCGCACCGTGCCGCACCTTCTCGCCTGTGTTCGAACAGGCGAGCACGAAGAATCCGGACCTCGTCTTCGGCAAGCTCGACACCGACGCAGAGGTGGAACTCGCGGGGGCTTTCGCCATCCGCTCCATCCCCACGCTGATGGTCTTCCGTGACGGCATCATGTTGTTCGAACAGGCGGGAGCGCTGCCGGCCAACGCGCTGGATGACCTCATCCGCCAGGTGCGCGCGCTCGACATGAACGAGGTGCGCAAACAACTGGTGGATCGCCAGGCACAGCAGGGCGCGCCGTCCCAGGCCTGA
- a CDS encoding alpha/beta fold hydrolase: MKAPSVGPVEAALLAQLAPAVVATVHWLPGGGALRVLEAGAGPTVVLLHGRGGAASQWFTYLTVLARSHRVLAVDLPGFGMSSTPEGPLATGEDAAAFFTAPIEALLSQLAPGPVAVVGHSLGGLVALELALRGRVPVERLALVDAMGLGPEMARKARLFFRAGPERLARSLGPWAWAQLMPPPPTPLGERLGALEYELHTRPGASPDAARAFNRLVPVAGPVFHRAEKLDAITAPVLLVWGEHEDTLPVSIAEQAARRLPQARLLRLDAGHSPHQERPERVLPELKAFLAAPQEH, from the coding sequence ATGAAGGCTCCCTCGGTGGGGCCGGTGGAAGCCGCGTTGCTGGCCCAGCTGGCCCCGGCGGTGGTCGCGACGGTTCACTGGTTGCCGGGCGGCGGGGCCCTCCGGGTCCTGGAGGCGGGCGCCGGCCCCACGGTGGTGCTGCTCCACGGGCGAGGCGGCGCGGCCTCCCAGTGGTTCACCTACCTGACGGTCCTCGCCCGGAGCCACCGCGTGCTGGCGGTGGACCTGCCGGGCTTTGGCATGTCGTCCACCCCCGAAGGCCCGCTGGCCACTGGCGAGGACGCGGCGGCCTTCTTCACCGCCCCCATCGAGGCGCTGCTGTCCCAGCTCGCCCCGGGCCCGGTGGCCGTGGTGGGTCACTCGCTGGGCGGGCTCGTGGCGCTGGAGCTCGCGCTGCGCGGCCGGGTACCGGTGGAACGGCTGGCCCTGGTGGATGCCATGGGCCTGGGCCCGGAGATGGCGCGAAAAGCCCGCCTCTTCTTCCGCGCCGGTCCCGAACGGCTGGCGCGCTCGCTGGGGCCATGGGCCTGGGCCCAGCTGATGCCGCCACCCCCGACGCCGCTGGGTGAGCGGCTGGGCGCCCTGGAGTACGAACTTCACACCCGCCCGGGCGCCAGCCCCGACGCCGCGCGGGCTTTCAACCGGCTCGTGCCCGTGGCCGGGCCTGTCTTTCATCGCGCGGAAAAGCTCGACGCCATAACGGCGCCGGTGCTGCTCGTCTGGGGAGAGCACGAGGACACCCTGCCCGTCTCCATCGCCGAGCAGGCGGCACGGCGCCTTCCCCAGGCTCGGCTCCTGCGCCTGGACGCGGGCCACAGCCCCCACCAGGAACGTCCGGAGCGCGTGCTCCCCGAACTGAAGGCGTTCCTCGCCGCGCCCCAGGAGCACTAG
- a CDS encoding AAA family ATPase → MNTDIRALTERVQQESSFVEVLNQETSKVIVGQRYMLERILIGLLCNGHVLLEGVPGLAKTLTVRTVADSLSATFMRIQFTPDLLPADVVGTMIYNQQAANFTVRKGPIFANIVLADEINRAPAKVQSALLEAMAERQVTIGDQSFPLPSPFLVLATQNPIEQEGTYPLPEAQVDRFMLKVKVGYPTRDEEKVIMDRMSGGSSPRAQRVIDLQHLVRARELIHHIYMDEKVKEYILNVVFATREPSKYGLKDLADYIQFGASPRATIALAQAARAHAFLRHRGFVTPEDVKAIAFDVLRHRVAMTYEAEAEDLTPEKIIQRVFDRVEVP, encoded by the coding sequence ATGAACACCGACATTCGCGCGCTCACCGAACGCGTGCAGCAGGAAAGCAGCTTCGTCGAGGTCCTCAACCAGGAAACCAGCAAGGTCATCGTCGGGCAGCGCTACATGCTGGAGCGCATCCTCATTGGCCTGCTGTGCAACGGGCACGTGCTGCTGGAGGGCGTGCCCGGCCTCGCCAAGACGCTGACGGTGCGCACCGTGGCGGATTCGCTCAGCGCCACCTTCATGCGCATCCAGTTCACCCCGGACCTGCTGCCCGCGGACGTGGTGGGCACCATGATCTACAACCAGCAGGCGGCGAACTTCACCGTCCGCAAGGGGCCCATCTTCGCCAACATCGTGCTCGCGGACGAAATCAACCGCGCCCCGGCGAAGGTGCAGTCCGCGCTCCTGGAGGCCATGGCCGAGCGCCAGGTCACCATCGGCGACCAGTCCTTCCCGTTGCCCTCGCCCTTCCTGGTGCTGGCGACGCAGAACCCCATCGAGCAGGAAGGCACCTACCCGCTGCCCGAGGCGCAGGTGGACCGCTTCATGCTCAAGGTGAAGGTGGGCTACCCGACGCGCGATGAAGAGAAGGTCATCATGGACCGGATGTCCGGCGGCTCGTCGCCGCGCGCCCAGCGGGTCATCGACCTGCAGCACCTGGTCCGTGCGCGCGAGCTCATCCACCACATCTACATGGACGAGAAGGTGAAGGAGTACATCCTCAACGTGGTGTTCGCCACGCGCGAGCCCAGCAAGTACGGCCTCAAGGACCTGGCGGACTACATCCAGTTTGGCGCCTCGCCGCGCGCCACCATCGCGCTGGCCCAGGCGGCGCGCGCGCATGCCTTCCTGCGCCACCGTGGCTTCGTCACCCCCGAAGACGTGAAGGCCATTGCCTTCGACGTGCTCCGCCATCGCGTCGCCATGACGTACGAGGCGGAGGCGGAAGACCTCACGCCGGAGAAAATCATCCAGCGCGTGTTCGACCGCGTCGAAGTCCCCTGA
- a CDS encoding DUF58 domain-containing protein → MLPKDLIRRIRKLEIRTRKVVSDMLAGQYHSVFKGRGMAFSEVRQYQPGDEIRIIDWNVTARMDEAYVKVFTEERELTVMLVVDVSASKEFGSRERTKSEVAAEVAAQIAFSAIANNDRVGLVLFSDRVEKVVPPRKGRTHVLRLVSDILTFQPQGRGTDLAAGLNYLTRVAKRKAVTFLISDFQARDYEKPLRLVGRKHDLVPVVVADPMEEAFPRLGLVDMEDPETGERFVVDTSDPRVRGRFARAMQAARDERRKLFKKLELDHVELRAGDDHGKALANFFRARARRMAA, encoded by the coding sequence GTGCTTCCCAAGGACCTCATCCGCCGCATTCGCAAGCTGGAGATTCGCACCCGCAAGGTGGTCTCCGACATGCTCGCCGGCCAGTACCATTCGGTCTTCAAGGGCCGGGGCATGGCCTTCTCCGAGGTGCGCCAGTACCAGCCCGGTGACGAGATTCGCATCATCGACTGGAACGTCACCGCGCGCATGGATGAGGCCTACGTCAAGGTCTTCACCGAGGAGCGCGAGCTGACGGTGATGCTGGTGGTGGACGTCTCCGCGTCGAAGGAGTTCGGCTCGCGCGAGCGCACCAAGTCGGAGGTCGCCGCGGAGGTGGCGGCGCAGATCGCGTTCAGCGCCATCGCCAACAATGACCGGGTGGGGCTGGTCCTCTTCTCGGACCGGGTGGAGAAGGTGGTGCCGCCGCGCAAGGGCCGCACGCACGTGCTGCGGCTGGTGAGCGACATCCTCACGTTCCAGCCGCAGGGGCGGGGGACGGACCTGGCCGCGGGGCTCAACTACCTGACGCGGGTGGCGAAGCGGAAGGCGGTGACGTTCCTCATCTCCGACTTCCAGGCGCGCGACTACGAGAAGCCGCTGCGGCTGGTGGGGCGCAAGCACGACCTGGTGCCGGTGGTGGTGGCGGACCCGATGGAGGAGGCCTTCCCCCGGCTGGGCCTGGTGGACATGGAGGACCCGGAGACGGGCGAGCGCTTCGTCGTCGACACCAGCGACCCGCGCGTGCGAGGCCGCTTCGCCCGGGCCATGCAGGCCGCGCGTGACGAGCGGCGCAAGCTGTTCAAGAAGCTGGAGCTGGACCACGTGGAGCTGCGCGCGGGTGATGACCACGGCAAGGCGCTGGCGAACTTCTTCCGCGCGCGGGCCCGGAGGATGGCGGCATGA
- a CDS encoding vWA domain-containing protein, translating to MPPLPAFNNPEALWGLLLVPLLLWQAWRERRARATLRFSAAHVFARGGRGFRAYLLPLLPLLRVAAVTAAVLAIARPQVRDSRVRDLSVEGIDIVVALDLSTSMEAGDFRPQNRMHVAKEVLSEFIANRVNDRIGLVVFAGAAYTQAPLTLDYGVLKEVVKQLRTRVLEDGTAIGDALATSLNRLRDSEAKSRVVVLITDGDNNSGKISPMDSANMAQALKVPIYTILVGKGGKVPFPQGTDLFGNTVWRDTEIPINPELMQDIADRTGGEYYRATDPEQLREGLQKVLDSLERSKLMEGGASATYREEFHPFLLAAFGLAALELLLRASFLRVFP from the coding sequence ATGCCGCCGCTCCCCGCGTTCAATAACCCCGAGGCGCTCTGGGGGCTGCTGCTCGTGCCGCTGCTGCTCTGGCAGGCCTGGCGGGAGCGGCGCGCCCGCGCCACGCTGCGCTTCTCCGCGGCGCATGTCTTCGCCCGGGGTGGCCGCGGCTTCCGCGCGTACCTGCTGCCGCTGCTGCCGCTGCTTCGCGTGGCGGCGGTGACGGCGGCGGTGCTGGCCATTGCCCGGCCGCAGGTGCGTGACTCGCGCGTGCGGGACTTGTCGGTGGAGGGCATCGACATCGTGGTGGCGTTGGACCTGTCCACGTCGATGGAGGCCGGTGACTTCCGCCCGCAGAACCGCATGCACGTCGCCAAGGAAGTGCTGAGCGAGTTCATCGCCAACCGGGTGAATGACCGCATCGGCCTGGTGGTGTTCGCGGGCGCGGCGTACACGCAGGCGCCGCTGACGCTGGACTACGGCGTGCTGAAGGAAGTGGTGAAGCAGCTCCGCACGCGCGTGCTGGAGGACGGCACGGCCATTGGCGACGCGCTGGCCACGTCCCTCAACCGCCTGCGGGACTCGGAGGCGAAGAGCCGGGTGGTGGTGCTCATCACCGACGGCGACAACAACTCCGGGAAGATTTCGCCCATGGACTCGGCGAACATGGCCCAGGCGCTGAAGGTGCCCATCTACACGATTCTGGTGGGCAAGGGCGGCAAGGTGCCCTTCCCGCAGGGCACGGACCTGTTCGGCAACACCGTGTGGCGCGACACGGAGATTCCCATCAACCCGGAGCTGATGCAGGACATCGCGGACCGCACCGGCGGCGAGTACTACCGCGCCACGGACCCCGAGCAACTGCGAGAGGGACTCCAGAAGGTGCTCGATTCGTTGGAGCGCTCGAAGCTGATGGAGGGCGGCGCCAGCGCCACCTACCGCGAGGAGTTCCATCCCTTCCTCCTGGCCGCCTTCGGCCTCGCCGCGCTGGAGCTGCTCCTGCGCGCCTCCTTCCTGAGGGTCTTCCCGTGA
- a CDS encoding VWA domain-containing protein has protein sequence MTPVEPWRFTVLGYQAGLAQPLFLLFVLAGMMLGLLALVGALRRRSRVRALLHERHAERFTPGVSVWRPATQGGLYGLGLALFGFALAQPQCGTKSELTKRRGIDVVVALDASKSMLARDIQPSRLERAKLELTTLLDELKGDRVGLVVFAGDAFIQSPLTSDYSAVKLFLRAVDPEVMPQGGTNVGAALRLSRQVLENADRGSKERVVVLLTDGEDLVGDVAEATEALKDSGVQVLAVGVGSESGEPIPVFDRRGAFVDYKKDAAGETVITRLDRAGLTAIAEATGGTFYFQPRGVAMSQVVERIDQMQKSELESRVTVRYDERFQSFAIPGLALLALGMLLLPSSRRRPSP, from the coding sequence GTGACGCCCGTGGAACCCTGGCGCTTCACCGTGCTCGGTTACCAGGCGGGGCTCGCGCAGCCCCTCTTCCTGCTGTTCGTGCTCGCGGGCATGATGCTGGGCCTGCTCGCGCTGGTGGGGGCGCTGCGGCGCCGCTCGCGCGTGCGGGCGCTCTTGCATGAACGTCACGCAGAGCGCTTCACGCCGGGCGTGTCGGTGTGGCGTCCGGCCACGCAGGGCGGGTTGTACGGCCTGGGGTTGGCGCTCTTCGGCTTCGCACTGGCGCAGCCGCAGTGTGGCACCAAGAGCGAACTGACGAAGCGGCGCGGCATCGACGTGGTGGTGGCGCTGGATGCCTCCAAGTCCATGCTGGCGCGGGACATCCAGCCCAGCCGCCTGGAGCGCGCGAAGCTGGAGCTGACCACGCTGCTGGACGAGCTGAAGGGCGACCGCGTGGGCCTGGTGGTGTTCGCGGGCGATGCGTTCATCCAGTCCCCGCTCACGTCGGACTACTCGGCGGTGAAGCTGTTCTTGCGCGCGGTGGACCCGGAGGTGATGCCCCAGGGCGGCACCAACGTGGGCGCGGCGCTGCGGCTGTCGCGGCAGGTGCTGGAGAACGCGGACCGCGGCTCGAAGGAGCGCGTGGTCGTCCTGCTGACGGACGGCGAGGACCTGGTCGGCGACGTGGCGGAGGCTACCGAGGCGCTGAAGGATTCGGGCGTGCAGGTGCTGGCGGTGGGCGTGGGCTCGGAGTCCGGTGAGCCCATCCCCGTCTTCGACCGGCGCGGCGCGTTCGTGGACTACAAGAAGGACGCCGCGGGGGAGACGGTGATTACGCGGTTGGACCGGGCGGGGCTGACGGCCATCGCCGAGGCCACCGGAGGCACCTTCTATTTCCAGCCCCGTGGCGTGGCCATGTCGCAGGTGGTGGAGCGCATCGACCAGATGCAGAAGAGTGAGCTGGAGAGCCGGGTGACGGTCCGCTACGACGAGCGCTTCCAGTCGTTCGCCATCCCGGGGCTGGCCTTGCTGGCGCTGGGAATGTTGTTGCTGCCGTCGTCGCGCCGGAGGCCGTCACCATGA
- a CDS encoding tetratricopeptide repeat protein — translation MSAARTRAARWLTWGLVTSLALPSPVWAAGPLERDHPLVEQGREAYTAGRFEESLEAFEAAKKERPNDVTVDFNRADAMAKLGRIADAKALFQSVTESNRADLRQKAWYNLGNLHATTGDRQEALKAYRRALTLDPQDVQARHNYEVVLRNLPPPQDKGQDGGTDGGNDGGSDGGRPDAGEDGGTKGDGGTPQDGGTDGGSDGGADGGTDGGASDGGMDGGADGGDGDGGSDGGSDGGADGGEQGPPDKGDGGADGGADGGQDDGEGEPQDGGSDGGSAGEEDSEESEADGGSSQSDLDRQEAERLLDAMKQNEKNLQLWRFQQKKKQRKPNEKDW, via the coding sequence ATGAGCGCCGCGAGGACGCGCGCGGCGCGGTGGCTGACATGGGGCCTGGTGACGTCGCTGGCGCTGCCGTCGCCCGTGTGGGCCGCGGGGCCGCTGGAGCGGGACCACCCGCTGGTGGAGCAGGGCCGCGAGGCGTACACGGCGGGTCGTTTCGAGGAATCGCTGGAGGCGTTCGAGGCCGCGAAGAAGGAGCGCCCCAACGACGTCACGGTGGACTTCAATCGCGCGGACGCGATGGCCAAGCTGGGGCGCATCGCGGATGCGAAGGCGCTGTTCCAGTCGGTGACGGAGTCCAACCGCGCCGACCTCCGGCAGAAGGCCTGGTACAACCTGGGCAACCTGCATGCGACCACCGGAGACCGGCAGGAAGCGCTGAAGGCCTACCGGCGCGCGCTCACGCTGGACCCGCAGGACGTGCAGGCCCGCCACAACTACGAGGTGGTGTTGCGCAACCTGCCGCCGCCGCAGGACAAGGGCCAGGATGGCGGCACGGACGGTGGCAACGACGGCGGCAGTGATGGTGGGCGCCCGGATGCCGGCGAGGACGGCGGCACGAAGGGCGACGGCGGCACGCCCCAGGACGGTGGCACCGATGGTGGCTCGGACGGCGGTGCCGACGGCGGCACGGATGGCGGCGCCAGCGATGGCGGCATGGACGGCGGTGCCGACGGTGGCGACGGTGATGGTGGCAGCGACGGCGGCTCCGACGGAGGCGCGGACGGCGGCGAGCAGGGCCCACCGGACAAGGGCGACGGGGGCGCGGATGGCGGCGCGGATGGTGGACAGGACGACGGAGAGGGCGAGCCCCAGGACGGTGGCAGCGACGGCGGCAGCGCGGGAGAAGAAGACTCGGAGGAATCCGAGGCGGATGGTGGCTCCAGCCAGTCGGACCTGGATCGGCAGGAGGCGGAGCGCCTGCTGGATGCGATGAAGCAGAATGAGAAGAACCTCCAGCTCTGGCGGTTCCAGCAAAAGAAGAAGCAGAGGAAGCCGAATGAGAAGGACTGGTAG